From the genome of Nasonia vitripennis strain AsymCx chromosome 1, Nvit_psr_1.1, whole genome shotgun sequence, one region includes:
- the LOC100123912 gene encoding uncharacterized protein LOC100123912 isoform X9, whose translation MRVRCAWLALALLGLMGLTTCVPPEPQADSESKAARSPAKSSLQRQRTGSSSGSSWRLVLVLAQSQPTRLEVQRAWEEAVQELAHTEVELAYVDARALLPPQLSPESSSHPTALLNRFCGEIKLGKTALVVIVGGGAAARFLVTASSAMRLPALWMPISHRDFIRQGRATEFESRVGVSSEEMGAAAAALMHKAHWHAFTLLIDANLLPVKQLVRKEHPLRPGQESSLRPRSVVYLPADEKTLAARLRRVAEENGRGSVIVLGCDLNNARKVIALAGKYEMLAGRFLWLWLDLKAELRSNEPNIIGTHLLHNARVSVTSDHIPAFDSQEFGPNLSPESDVSVHTLSNLASEIHKMQEFSWHSDMKAAEERKPKKKRESPSLRPGASAPSAPFLDPDDEELARSGVGGNGLTYDRNVNSKSFMPLGMLALRPANARMTGGPDTLLARAMRETAQALDKAMLESRPRLGRLTDGQLRDSFVPECLPSKAANFLESELRANVSSALTRQLRESARQISSDKAEFHLLNLQGLLFPGNKTQLRWTKVGTVRAGREVRLDTIIWPGGGIVPAYIEEGREKIGMPSYKIVTALAPPFAMITNLQEGTCLRGLTCKHGNVVKCCYGYSMDLLYQVSQDLEFRFDLHVAKDGLFGRRRGRNGTWNGVVGELVTGKAQLAFAPLSVYSHRSQVVDFTTPYYFSSVSFLTAPKERNAISLLAFLQPFSPELWIAVFTSLNITAMFVAAYEWFSPFGLNPWGRQRSKNFSIASALWVTWGLLCGHLVAFKAPKSWPNKFLINMWGGFSVIFVASYTANIAALIAGLFFHNTGTDYYDRSLLAQKVAAPKASAAEYYVMQANPRLWSYMSRYSVLDVADGVQRLLNGSLDILIADTPIIDYYQATDNGCRLEKVGDSIKEDTYAVALSKGHPLKESISKIIANYTSTGFLDILQEKWYGGLPCMRGAASGIGYDGQPRPGGQPRPLGVASVAGVFCLLGLGMTLGVIILVGEHIFYKYSLPKLRQRPKNSMWRSRNVMFFSQKLYRFINCVELVSPHHAARELMHTVRQGQITSLFQKSVKRSPTRGKGRVGTGRIQGRDQEGPHRQGQRP comes from the exons ATGCGAGTCCGGTGCGCGTGGCTCGCGCTCGCTCTGCTGGGCCTGATGGGCCTCACCACCTGCGTGCCGCCTGAG CCGCAGGCGGACTCGGAGTCGAAGGCAGCGCGCTCGCCGGCCAAGTCGTCCCTGCAGCGACAGCGCACCGGCTCGTCGAGCGGATCCTCGTGGCGTCTGGTTCTGGTCCTGGCTCAGAGCCAGCCGACTCGGCTGGAGGTGCAGCGCGCCTGGGAGGAGGCCGTGCAAGAGCTCGCCCACACCGAGGTCGAGCTCGCCTACGTGGACGCGCGAGCCCTGCTGCCGCCCCAGCTGTCGCCCGAGAGCTCGAGTCACCCGACCGCTCTGCTCAACCGGTTCTGCGGCGAGATCAAGCTCGGCAAGACTGCgctcgtcgtcatcgtcggcGGCGGGGCCGCGGCCAGGTTCCTCGTCACGGCCTCGAGCGCCATGAGGCTGCCGGCGCTCTGGATGCCAATTTCGCATCGGGACTTTATCCGGCAG GGCAGAGCGACGGAATTCGAGAGCCGCGTGGGCGTGAGCTCGGAGGAGATGGGCGCGGCCGCGGCCGCCCTGATGCACAAGGCCCACTGGCACGCGTTCACCCTGCTGATCGACGCGAACCTGCTGCCGGTGAAGCAGCTCGTGCGCAAGGAGCACCCGCTGAGGCCGGGCCAGGAGAGCAGCCTCCGGCCGCGCAGCGTCGTCTACCTGCCGGCCGACGAGAAGACCCTGGCCGCGCGGCTGAGGCGCGTCGCCGAGGAGAACGGCCGGGGCAGCGTCATCGTCCTCGGCTGCGACCTCAACAACGCGCGCAAGGTCATCGCCCTCGCCGGCAAGTACGAGATGCTCGCCGGCAGGTTCCTCTGGCTCTGGCTCGACCTCAAGGCCGAGCTCAG GTCGAACGAGCCGAACATCATCGGCACGCACCTGCTGCACAACGCGAGGGTCTCGGTTACGAGCGACCACATACCGGCCTTCGACAGCCAGGAGTTCGGCCCGAACCTCTCGCCCGAGAGCGACGTCAGCGTCCACACCCTCTCGAATCTCGCGAGCGAGATACACAAGATGCAGGAGTTTAGCTGGCACAGCGACATGAAGG CAGCGGAGGAGCGAAAGCCGAAGAAGAAGCGCGAGTCGCCGTCGCTGAGGCCGGGGGCGTCGGCCCCCTCGGCGCCGTTCCTCGACCCGGACGACGAGGAGCTGGCTCGGAGCGGCGTCGGCGGCAACGGCCTCACCTACGATAGAAACGTCAATTCCAAGAGCTTCATGCCGCTGGGCATGCTGGCCCTGAGGCCGGCCAACGCGCGGATGACCGGCGGCCCGGACACGCTGCTGGCCAGGGCGATGCGCGAGACGGCCCAGGCCCTGGACAAGGCGATGCTCGAGTCGAGGCCGAGACTCGGCCGCCTCACGGACGGCCAGCTCAGAGACTCGTTCGTACCGGAGTGCCTGCCGAGCAAGGCCGCCAACTTCCTCGAGAGCGAGCTGCGCGCCAACGTCTCCAGCGCCCTCACCCGTCAGCTCAGAGAGTCGGCAAGGCAGATCTCCAGCGATAAGGCCGAGTTCCATCTGCTCAACCTCCAGGGGCTCCTCTTTCCCGGCAACAAGACGCAGTTGAG GTGGACCAAAGTGGGCACGGTGAGGGCGGGCCGGGAGGTCCGGCTGGACACGATAATCTGGCCGGGCGGCGGCATCGTGCCGGCCTACATCGAGGAGGGCCGGGAGAAGATCGGCATGCCTTCGTACAAAATCGTCACGGCCCTCGCGCCGCCCTTCGCCATGATCACCAACCTCCAGGAGGGCACCTGCCTGCGCGGTCTCACCTGCAAGCACGGCAACGTCGTCAAGTGCTGCTACGGCTACTCCATGGACCTGCTCTACCAGGTCTCTCAG GACCTGGAGTTCCGCTTCGACCTGCACGTGGCCAAGGACGGGCTCTTCGGGCGTCGCCGGGGCCGCAACGGCACCTGGAACGGCGTCGTGGGCGAGCTGGTGACCGGCAAGGCCCAGCTGGCGTTCGCCCCCCTGAGCGTCTACTCGCACAGGTCGCAGGTCGTGGACTTTACGACCCCGTACTACTTCAGCAGCGTGAGCTTCCTCACGGCGCCGAAGGAGCGCAACGCCATCTCGCTCCTGGCCTTCCTGCAGCCCTTCAGCCCGGAGCTCTGGATCGCGGTCTTCACCTCGCTCAACATCACCGCGATGTTCGTCGCGGCCTACGAGTGGTTCAGTCCCTTCGGACTGAATCCCTGGGGCCGGCAGCGCAGCAAGAACTTCTCCATCGCGTCCGCGCTCTGGGTGACCTGGGGTCTGCTCTGCGGGCACCTGGTGGCCTTCAAGGCGCCCAAGTCCTGGCCCAACAAGTTCCTCATCAACATGTGGGGCGGCTTCTCGGTGATATTCGTCGCCTCGTACACCGCCAACATCGCCGCCCTCATCGCCGGGCTCTTCTTCCACAACACGGGCACCGACTACTACGATCGAAGT CTGCTCGCGCAAAAGGTCGCGGCGCCCAAGGCCTCGGCCGCCGAGTACTACGTCATGCAGGCGAATCCCCGACTGTGGTCGTACATGTCGAGGTACTCGGTGCTGGACGTGGCCGACGGCGTCCAGCGGCTGCTCAACGGCAGCCTGGACATCCTGATAGCCGACACCCCGATCATCGACTACTACCAGGCGACCGACAACGGCTGTCGGCTCGAGAAGGTCGGCGACTCCATCAAGGAGGACACCTACGCCGTCGCGCTCTCCAAGGGCCATCCGCTGAAGGAGAGCATCTCCAAGATCATCGCCAACTACACCAGCACGGGATTCCTCGACATCTTGCAGGAGAAGTG GTACGGAGGGCTGCCGTGCATGCGTGGCGCAGCCTCGGGCATCGGCTACGACGGTCAGCCCCGACCGGGAGGTCAGCCCCGACCGCTGGGTGTCGCCTCGGTGGCCGGGGTCTTCTGCCTGCTCGGTCTCGGCATGACCCTCGGCGTCATCATCCTCGTAGGCGAGcacatattttacaaatacAGCCTGCCCAAGCTGCGCCAGCGGCCCAAGAACTCCATGTGGCGCAGCCGCAACGTCATGTTCTTCTCGCAGAAGCTCTACCGGTTCATCAACTGCGTCGAGCTCGTCTCGCCGCACCACGCGGCCAGGGAGCTCATGCACACGGTCAGGCAGGGCCAGATCACTTCGCTCTTCCAGAAGAGCGTCAAGCGG AGTCCAACAAGAGGAAAAGGTCGAGTCGGCACAGGACGAATCCAAGGGCGCGATCAAGAAGGACCTCACCGCCAAGGACAGAGGCCGTGA